Sequence from the Erythrobacter insulae genome:
GATACGATGGCGCAATTCCTGCGCGAGAACTTTCTCACTCCGGCTGTGGTGGCGCGCCGGATGTCGGGCATGAATGTGGCCCGTGCGGTCGGTGATTTCCTGATCGCAAGCCCGGCAGAAGGCGAGGCGGACACGCGGTCACGGATTACAGGCGGAGCGGCGGAAATGTTCGCCGAGGTGCTCGAATCTCTCGATCCTGACAGGTTGGGGAACCAGATGCGTTCCGGCCTGGCCGGGCAATTGCAAAAGCTGGATGTCTCCCCGCTTGCCGGGCGTATGCTCGAAAGCGCAATGGCCGACCGTCAGCATCGCCCTTTGATAGACGGGATCATCCGTTGGACCGGCCTTACCCTCGAAGACAATGAGGAGATGGTCAAAGATATCATTCACAAACGCGCAAATTCGGTCCTGCGCTGGACTGGTCTGGACGAGCGGATTTCTGCCAGCGTCCTCGATGGGCTTTATAAATTGCTGGCCGAAGTGCTGGTCGATCCGGATCACCCGCTCCGTTTCAAGATTGAAGAGGGCCTCGAAAAGCTGAGCCAGGATCTTCAGCATGATCCGGAAACGCGCAAGCGGGTGGAAGAAATGAAGCGCGAGCTGATTGAAAATCCAGCCGTCGCCGAATGGTGGATGGGCGTGTGGGAGCGGATTCGCCGCTCGCTGATCCGCCGGGCCCGCGAATCGGACAATGCTTTGGGAATGGAAATGCGCAACGGTCTTGCCGATCTTGGCAAGGCTCTGGCGCAGGATGAGCGTTTGCAATTGCAGATCAACCGGTTTGCCCGCCGCACAGCGGTTGGCGTTGCGACCCGCTATGGCAGCGAAATTGTGACCTTGGTGTCAGAAACGGTGAAACGCTGGGATGCCACCACCATTACCGGCCGCATTGAAAGCGCCGTTGGCCGCGACCTTCAGTTTATCCGGATCAACGGAACACTTGTCGGCGGGCTGGTGGGCATGACGCTGCATTTTATTGTGAGCTTTATGTAGGCGCGCTAATCTCTGATCACATACGTGATCGAGGTGGCATAATAGGACGCAATCGGGGTTCCGTCTGCGCCGAGCGCCGGATCGAATTCGGCCATTTCCATGTTTTGGCAAAACGGCGAATCAAGTTTGTCGGTAACAGTCGCCTCGTTCAGCACGCAGTCCGTTACGGTGCCGGTCTTATCAATCATCACCCGCATCCGGACAATGGCCTGCTCACCTCTGACCAGGGCCGCATTGGGATATTTGCGAACGGCGGACTGCACCACTTCCGTTTCGTTTTTCCAGAACGGGGCTTTGCGCAATTTTGATTGTACTTCGGGGTCCAAACCCCAGCTGCGAACAAGATCTGCAGTGCATGTGTTAAGAGCCGCAAACGCATCACCCAGCGCCCCCGTGTTCAATTGCACTTCCTTGCCGCGCTGCTTCACCCATACGAATTGAATCTGACTCGCGAAATCGGTGTCCAATTGCGTATGGGGTATACCCGACACCTCGCTTTCTTCACCTCCGGCCCCTTTCGATGGGCTGATCGATGAATAGATTATCGCAGGCCCGACGCTTTCCGTGTCGCCTCTGAACGGTTCAGTCGGCATTGCTTCCTGATCGGCGAAGAACTTTAATCTTGTGCTCGTCTTGCCGCGGAACCGTTTGAAGCGCGGGCCAGCAAGTGAAAGCCCGAGACGCGCGCCCGGCCAGTATTGCTCAAAGAAGATCGCGTGGCGATCTTCGCCCTCGCCAAATGTCCGGGCCAGACGGCATTTATCAGGAGCGTAATCGACCAGCCAAGTGGAGCTGGGATTCAGCCCGCTGCGCTCTTTTGCGGCCAGCGGCGCAGGAGCGGTCAGGACGAGCCCGAGGGTAAGTGCGTAACCAGCAGATGCAACAATCCGCTTCATAAATAAAACCTCCGCTGTGCACGGTAGCGCAGCGGAGGTATCATTCAACCGGTAAGGTTCTGTGATTACAACGCGTTGGTGAGTTCCGGAACGGCATTGTAGAGATCAGCGACAAGGCCAATATCCGCCACCTGGAAAATCGGTGCGTCTTCATCCTTGTTGATGGCGATGATGACTTTGGAGTCTTTCATCCCGGCAAGGTGTTGGATCGCGCCGGAAATTCCGATCGCGATATAGACTTCGGGAGCGACAATCTTGCCGGTTTGGCCAACCTGATAATCGTTCGGCACATAGCCAGCATCCACCGCGGCGCGCGATGCGCCAATGGCTGCGCCGAGTTTATCGGCGAGCGGATTGATGACGCTGTCGAAGGTTTCGCTATCTTTCAGCGCGCGGCCACCAGATACGATAACTTTCGCAGCGGTAAGCTCCGGACGCTCGCTTTTGGCGACTTCGCGTGTGACGAAACTGGAAATGCCAGCATCGCCGGGGCCCGCTGCGTCTTCGACGGAGGCCGAACCGCCTTCGGTTGCGGCCTTTTCGAACGCGGTGCCGCGAACTGTGATGACCAGCTTGGGATCGGCAGATTGCACGGTCGCAATCGCGTTGCCGGCATAGATCGGACGGGTGAAAGTCTTGTCGCCTTCAACCGTGAGAATATCCGAGATCTGCATCACATCGAGATGCGCGGCGACGCGCGGTGCGATGTTTTTGCCCGATGTTGTCGCCGGCGCGAGGAACGCGTCGTAATCGGCCATGATGCCAGCCACGAGCGGTGCAACGTTTTCCGCGAGGAATTCGCCGTAAGCCGCATCGTCTGCCTTGAGCACTTTTGAAACGCCTGCAATTTTTGCAGCCGCTTCGGCAACGCTGCCGCAATTATGGCCAGCGACCAATGCGGTGACTTCGCCAATTTGGCCCGCCGCGGTGACCACCGCGAGGGTTGCGTCACTGACGCTAGAATTGTCGTGTTCGACCAGAACCAGAGTGTTCATGTCTGTGTTATCCTTTCCTGCTCGCGGTGCTTACGCGATCCCGAGCGCTTTGATCTTTTCAACCAGCGCGGCGACGTCTTCGACCTTTTCACCGGCCTGACGGACGGGCGGTTCGGAAACGTTGGTGGTGGTAAGGCGCGGTGCGATGTCGACCCCAAAATCAGCTGGCGTCTTTGTATCGAGCGGCTTTTTCTTGGCCTTCATAATGTTCGGCAGCGAGGCATAACGCGGCTCGTTCAGACGAAGATCGGTGGTGACGATGGCAGGCATGGTCAGCTTTACCGTTTCAAGACCGCCATCGATTTCGCGCTTAACGACTACCGAATCGCCATCCACTTCAACGGTGTTGGCAAAGGTGCCTTGCGGGCGGCCCATAAGGGCGGCGAGCATCTGACCAGTCTGGTTGCTGTCGTCGGAGATCGATTGCTTGCCCAGCATGACGAGGCCGGGCTGCTCTTCTTCAGCGATCGCTTTGAGGATCTTTGCAACGGCGAGAGGCTCTACATCTTCGTCTGTCTCGACAAGGATGGCACGGTCTGCGCCCATTGCCAGTGCGGTGCGAAGTGTTTCCTGCGCTTTTGCCGGACCAACCGACACAGCGACGATCTCTTCGGCTTTGCCCGCTTCCTTGATGCGGATCGCTTCTTCGATAGCGATCTCATCAAAGGGGTTCATGCTCATCTTGACGTTTGCAAGATCAACGCCTGAGCCATCGGCTTTAACCCGTGGCTTTACGTTGTAATCGATCACCCGTTTAACGGGGACGAGGATTTTCATGAGATTTCCTTTCCCTTGGCCGCCCTCACATGACCGCAAGGCGCAGCAAAACTCTCTACCCGCGCTCTAGCTTGCGTTTACGTAAACGTCAACTAGCGCATACCTGCTCTTACATAGATTATGCGGGAGCTCCGCGTTGGTTCCTCGCCCTGTCCTGCGCGAACGTCAAGCCCAGGTTTTGACCAGATGCGCCCATGTTGCATATGATGCGCGGAACACTGCGGGAGAGAATGCAATGCGTGCAATAATCATGGCTTTGGCGGGGTGCGCGCTAGCGAATGCGGCCCCTTTGCTCGCCGAGAAGTCTGAGTCACGCATTGGTGACGAGGGATTCGAATCGCCTGCCGCGACGCTGGATCAGCTTGATTGGCTCGTCGGGCAATGGGCGGGAGACGGTATTCAGGGTGCGCCCGCGATGGAAAGCTGGCTGCCCGAAACGGGCGGCACGATGGTTGGCAC
This genomic interval carries:
- a CDS encoding electron transfer flavoprotein subunit beta/FixA family protein, with product MKILVPVKRVIDYNVKPRVKADGSGVDLANVKMSMNPFDEIAIEEAIRIKEAGKAEEIVAVSVGPAKAQETLRTALAMGADRAILVETDEDVEPLAVAKILKAIAEEEQPGLVMLGKQSISDDSNQTGQMLAALMGRPQGTFANTVEVDGDSVVVKREIDGGLETVKLTMPAIVTTDLRLNEPRYASLPNIMKAKKKPLDTKTPADFGVDIAPRLTTTNVSEPPVRQAGEKVEDVAALVEKIKALGIA
- a CDS encoding DUF445 domain-containing protein; this encodes MFGGAPLSVDRAKRMRWTATGMLVAMAALFFTTHGLLGNHPAWGYVNAFAEAAMVGGLADWFAVTALFRHPLGLPIPHTAIIPENKDRIADTMAQFLRENFLTPAVVARRMSGMNVARAVGDFLIASPAEGEADTRSRITGGAAEMFAEVLESLDPDRLGNQMRSGLAGQLQKLDVSPLAGRMLESAMADRQHRPLIDGIIRWTGLTLEDNEEMVKDIIHKRANSVLRWTGLDERISASVLDGLYKLLAEVLVDPDHPLRFKIEEGLEKLSQDLQHDPETRKRVEEMKRELIENPAVAEWWMGVWERIRRSLIRRARESDNALGMEMRNGLADLGKALAQDERLQLQINRFARRTAVGVATRYGSEIVTLVSETVKRWDATTITGRIESAVGRDLQFIRINGTLVGGLVGMTLHFIVSFM
- a CDS encoding TonB family protein; this encodes MKRIVASAGYALTLGLVLTAPAPLAAKERSGLNPSSTWLVDYAPDKCRLARTFGEGEDRHAIFFEQYWPGARLGLSLAGPRFKRFRGKTSTRLKFFADQEAMPTEPFRGDTESVGPAIIYSSISPSKGAGGEESEVSGIPHTQLDTDFASQIQFVWVKQRGKEVQLNTGALGDAFAALNTCTADLVRSWGLDPEVQSKLRKAPFWKNETEVVQSAVRKYPNAALVRGEQAIVRMRVMIDKTGTVTDCVLNEATVTDKLDSPFCQNMEMAEFDPALGADGTPIASYYATSITYVIRD
- a CDS encoding electron transfer flavoprotein subunit alpha/FixB family protein, which produces MNTLVLVEHDNSSVSDATLAVVTAAGQIGEVTALVAGHNCGSVAEAAAKIAGVSKVLKADDAAYGEFLAENVAPLVAGIMADYDAFLAPATTSGKNIAPRVAAHLDVMQISDILTVEGDKTFTRPIYAGNAIATVQSADPKLVITVRGTAFEKAATEGGSASVEDAAGPGDAGISSFVTREVAKSERPELTAAKVIVSGGRALKDSETFDSVINPLADKLGAAIGASRAAVDAGYVPNDYQVGQTGKIVAPEVYIAIGISGAIQHLAGMKDSKVIIAINKDEDAPIFQVADIGLVADLYNAVPELTNAL